In a genomic window of Thermus albus:
- a CDS encoding aminotransferase class IV: MRRVLLRGEPFSEPLPEGFLYHGLSVFTTLRVERGEALWLGEHLHRLRRHASALGLPYPGDGVFLKDLEALKKELSHLPCLRLRFTVGEGVWLTEARPYTPLPLAAYEEGVRVLLTPYRVHPDLYRFKTGNYLPYRLAWKEAEGQGAFEGLLQDGEGYVVDGSRTSPLLYRDGVLLLLEGGLEGITRIKVAEAARELGLRVERARLYPWELPLAEPPPLPPQLALRRRGGEREGARGNLLLAGSGVGLLPVGFGPSELRPLVERFLPACYTK, translated from the coding sequence CTGAGGCGGGTCCTTCTGCGGGGGGAGCCCTTCAGCGAGCCCCTTCCGGAAGGGTTTTTGTACCATGGCCTAAGCGTTTTCACCACCTTGCGGGTGGAAAGGGGAGAGGCCCTTTGGCTAGGGGAACACCTCCACCGCCTAAGGCGGCATGCTTCGGCCTTGGGGCTTCCCTACCCGGGGGATGGGGTGTTCCTAAAGGACCTCGAGGCCCTGAAGAAAGAGCTTTCCCACCTTCCTTGCCTCCGCCTCCGCTTCACCGTGGGGGAGGGGGTCTGGCTTACCGAGGCCCGGCCCTATACGCCCCTTCCCTTGGCGGCCTATGAGGAAGGGGTGCGGGTTCTCTTGACGCCCTACCGGGTGCATCCGGACCTGTACCGCTTTAAGACGGGCAACTACCTGCCCTACCGTCTGGCCTGGAAGGAGGCGGAGGGGCAGGGGGCTTTTGAGGGGCTTTTGCAGGATGGCGAGGGCTATGTGGTGGATGGAAGCCGCACCAGCCCCCTCCTTTACCGGGATGGGGTGCTCTTGCTCCTGGAGGGGGGCCTCGAGGGGATCACCCGGATAAAGGTGGCTGAGGCGGCTCGGGAACTGGGCCTCAGGGTGGAAAGGGCCCGGCTTTACCCCTGGGAACTTCCCTTGGCCGAGCCGCCACCCCTTCCGCCGCAACTGGCCCTGCGCCGTCGGGGAGGGGAGCGGGAAGGGGCAAGGGGAAACTTGCTCCTAGCGGGAAGCGGCGTGGGGCTTTTGCCCGTGGGGTTTGGTCCCTCTGAGCTTCGCCCCTTGGTGGAGCGCTTCCTTCCCGCCTGCTATACTAAATAG
- a CDS encoding TIGR00282 family metallophosphoesterase: MRVLFIGDVMAEPGLRVVSLHLPDIRDRYDLVIANGENAAKGKGLDRRSYRILREAGVDLVSLGNHAWDHKEVYDLLEKEPVVRALNYPPGTPGRGWWRLWAGEESLLFVQVMGRIFMDPLDDPFRTLDALLAQERADYILVEVHAEATSEKMALAHYLDGRVTAVLGTHTHVPTLDAMRLPKGTLYQTDVGMTGTYESIIGGEVETFLARFLTGRPQPFRAAQGRARFHATELILEGGKGASIGPYVWEEP, from the coding sequence ATGCGGGTCCTTTTCATCGGCGACGTGATGGCCGAGCCCGGCCTCAGGGTGGTGAGCCTGCACCTGCCGGATATCCGGGACCGGTACGATCTGGTCATTGCCAACGGGGAGAACGCCGCCAAGGGCAAGGGCCTGGACCGTCGTTCCTACCGCATCCTACGCGAGGCAGGGGTGGACCTGGTTTCCTTGGGGAACCATGCCTGGGACCACAAGGAGGTCTACGACCTTTTGGAGAAGGAGCCGGTGGTCCGAGCCCTCAACTACCCTCCGGGTACCCCGGGGCGGGGTTGGTGGCGGCTTTGGGCAGGGGAGGAGAGCCTCCTCTTTGTGCAGGTGATGGGCCGGATCTTCATGGACCCCCTGGACGATCCCTTCCGCACCCTGGATGCCCTTTTGGCCCAGGAAAGGGCGGATTATATCCTGGTGGAGGTGCACGCCGAGGCCACCAGCGAGAAGATGGCCTTGGCCCACTACCTGGACGGGCGGGTTACCGCGGTGCTGGGCACCCATACCCACGTGCCCACCCTGGACGCCATGCGCCTGCCCAAGGGTACCCTGTACCAGACCGATGTGGGCATGACTGGCACCTACGAGTCCATCATCGGCGGGGAGGTGGAAACCTTCCTGGCCCGCTTCCTCACGGGTAGGCCCCAGCCCTTTAGGGCTGCGCAGGGAAGGGCCCGTTTCCATGCCACGGAGCTGATTCTGGAAGGAGGCAAGGGGGCTTCCATAGGCCCTTATGTGTGGGAGGAACCTTGA
- a CDS encoding NYN domain-containing protein produces the protein MELGQHPDQRVGVFVDTQNLYHSARDYYERNVNFESLLRFAVGGRRLVRATAYVVEKEGDTSAWPFIYKLSTIGYRVRRMYLTVKELGEGGKPIYEGNWDMGIAADMVRLMPHLDVVVLGSGDGDFVEILEVLMERGIRVEVIAFRETTAQRLIDAVDRFTHLPEIPNAFMEPKNAER, from the coding sequence ATGGAACTCGGCCAGCATCCTGACCAGCGGGTGGGCGTCTTCGTGGACACCCAGAACCTCTACCACTCCGCCCGGGACTACTACGAGCGCAACGTGAACTTTGAGAGCCTCCTGCGTTTTGCCGTGGGGGGGAGGCGCTTGGTGCGGGCCACCGCCTATGTGGTGGAAAAGGAAGGGGATACCTCAGCTTGGCCTTTCATCTACAAGCTTTCCACCATCGGCTACCGGGTTAGGCGCATGTACCTCACGGTGAAGGAGCTGGGCGAGGGAGGGAAGCCCATCTACGAGGGCAACTGGGATATGGGTATCGCTGCGGACATGGTGCGGCTCATGCCCCACCTGGACGTGGTGGTCCTGGGAAGCGGGGATGGGGATTTTGTGGAGATCCTCGAGGTCCTCATGGAAAGGGGCATCCGGGTAGAGGTCATCGCCTTCCGGGAGACCACGGCCCAGAGGCTCATAGACGCTGTGGACCGCTTTACGCACCTTCCGGAGATTCCCAACGCCTTCATGGAGCCCAAAAACGCCGAGCGATGA
- the greA gene encoding transcription elongation factor GreA produces the protein MKKPVYLTPEGYRRLQEELNHLKTTKRQEISADFEQALEEGDLRENAGYDEARRAMWQNEARIAQLEDLLARAVVVEGNGSYEQVALGCQVELETESGERLSLAIVGSHEADIFSGKISDESPLGQALLGKKVGDVVEIRGKKGAQVYTILEIKPL, from the coding sequence ATGAAGAAGCCGGTCTACCTGACCCCAGAAGGCTATAGGCGCCTTCAGGAGGAACTCAACCACTTAAAGACCACCAAGCGGCAGGAGATTTCCGCTGACTTTGAGCAGGCTTTGGAGGAAGGGGATTTAAGGGAGAACGCTGGCTACGATGAGGCCCGCCGGGCCATGTGGCAGAATGAGGCCCGGATTGCCCAGCTGGAGGACCTCTTGGCCCGGGCGGTGGTGGTGGAGGGGAATGGCTCCTATGAGCAGGTGGCCTTGGGCTGCCAGGTGGAGCTGGAAACCGAATCCGGGGAGAGGCTCTCTTTGGCCATTGTGGGGAGCCACGAGGCGGATATTTTCAGCGGCAAGATCTCCGACGAGTCCCCCTTGGGCCAGGCGCTTTTGGGCAAGAAGGTGGGGGATGTGGTGGAGATAAGGGGCAAGAAGGGAGCCCAGGTCTACACCATCCTCGAGATCAAGCCCCTATAG
- the recO gene encoding DNA repair protein RecO has protein sequence MEGYHLEEGIVVGRKALPQGDLLLRFLTPGGSLEAMVRKGLRPTGRSGRLSLFHHVRFQLYRKGEGLPTLTQAELMGRLHGLEEPRRFLLASFLAELAYRLASPEAAPRIYPVFISGLRGIAKHPRPLLPLVWAGWRVVKAGGLGPNLLGPGLYLKTGRLEDEGVYLGERGVEALRAILHLPGSEALPYLEEAPLERLLLALKHHAEEALGPLKATPALTAEL, from the coding sequence GTGGAGGGGTACCACCTGGAGGAAGGCATCGTGGTGGGGCGTAAAGCCTTACCCCAAGGGGACCTGCTCCTGCGGTTCCTAACCCCAGGGGGAAGCCTCGAGGCCATGGTGCGCAAAGGCCTCCGCCCCACGGGGCGTTCGGGAAGGCTTTCCCTCTTTCACCATGTGCGCTTCCAGCTTTACCGCAAGGGCGAGGGCCTGCCCACCCTCACCCAGGCCGAGCTAATGGGCCGGCTCCATGGTCTGGAGGAGCCTAGGCGCTTCCTTCTGGCCTCCTTTCTGGCGGAACTAGCCTACCGCCTGGCCTCCCCCGAGGCCGCGCCCAGGATCTACCCCGTCTTCATCTCGGGCCTACGGGGCATCGCCAAACACCCCCGGCCCCTTCTACCCCTGGTATGGGCAGGCTGGCGGGTGGTGAAGGCGGGGGGCCTGGGTCCCAACCTTTTGGGGCCGGGTTTATACCTGAAGACGGGCCGCCTGGAGGATGAGGGCGTCTACCTGGGGGAAAGGGGCGTGGAAGCCCTCAGGGCCATCCTCCACCTCCCGGGTAGCGAGGCCCTTCCCTATCTGGAGGAAGCTCCCTTGGAAAGGCTACTGCTGGCCCTCAAACACCATGCGGAAGAGGCCCTGGGCCCTCTTAAGGCCACGCCCGCGCTCACCGCAGAACTATAG
- the queA gene encoding tRNA preQ1(34) S-adenosylmethionine ribosyltransferase-isomerase QueA, which translates to MSLEAYDYFLPPELIAQEGVEPRDLARMLVVHRQGPFRVEHRRVRDLPAYLRPGDVLVFNESRVIPARLLATRPTGGKVEVLLVRERSPGLWEALVGPGRKAKPGTWLRFLSPRDLREVPGLHAEVVGVEEGGVRLLRFEGDLLAHLEEVGEVPLPPYIKARIPPERYQTVYAKRPGSVAAPTAGLHFTPELLARLPEMGVELRFLTLHVGPGTFRPVKGDLESHPMHSEPFEIPEETAEAVNRAKKEGRRVVAVGTTVVRALESAYREGVGVVPGAGETRLFIHPPYTFRVIDALFTNFHLPRSTLLLLVAAFLGYERTMEAYRLAVAERYRFYSLGDAMLIL; encoded by the coding sequence ATGAGCCTGGAGGCTTACGATTACTTCCTTCCCCCGGAGCTCATCGCCCAAGAGGGGGTGGAGCCCCGGGACCTGGCTCGGATGCTGGTGGTCCATCGGCAGGGCCCCTTTAGGGTGGAGCACCGCCGGGTGCGGGACCTGCCCGCGTACCTTCGGCCTGGGGATGTCCTGGTCTTCAACGAGAGCCGGGTAATCCCGGCCCGTCTCCTGGCTACGAGGCCCACAGGGGGAAAGGTGGAGGTGCTGTTGGTGCGGGAAAGGTCCCCAGGTCTTTGGGAGGCTTTGGTGGGGCCTGGGAGGAAGGCCAAGCCTGGGACTTGGCTGCGTTTTCTTTCGCCGCGGGATTTGCGGGAGGTTCCCGGCCTGCACGCGGAGGTGGTGGGGGTGGAGGAGGGTGGGGTGCGGCTTCTTCGCTTTGAAGGGGACCTCCTGGCCCATTTGGAAGAGGTGGGGGAGGTGCCCTTGCCCCCCTACATCAAGGCCAGGATTCCCCCTGAGCGCTACCAGACCGTTTACGCCAAGCGCCCGGGCTCGGTGGCGGCGCCCACCGCGGGGCTTCACTTTACCCCTGAGCTTCTCGCCCGCTTGCCGGAGATGGGGGTGGAGCTTCGTTTCCTAACCCTTCATGTGGGGCCTGGTACCTTCCGCCCGGTCAAGGGGGACCTGGAAAGCCACCCGATGCACTCCGAACCCTTTGAAATCCCCGAGGAAACCGCCGAGGCCGTAAACCGGGCCAAGAAGGAGGGGAGACGGGTGGTGGCGGTGGGCACCACCGTGGTGCGGGCCTTAGAAAGCGCCTATAGGGAAGGGGTGGGGGTGGTGCCGGGTGCGGGGGAGACCCGGCTTTTCATCCACCCTCCTTACACCTTCCGCGTGATAGATGCCCTTTTCACCAACTTCCACCTGCCCCGCTCCACCCTCCTCCTGCTGGTGGCGGCCTTTTTGGGCTACGAGAGGACCATGGAGGCCTACCGGCTGGCGGTGGCGGAGCGGTACCGGTTTTACTCCCTAGGGGACGCCATGCTTATCCTGTAG
- a CDS encoding phosphoenolpyruvate carboxylase encodes MTQGKEDTFDLLRAEVDLLGRLLGEAIRAISGERFFALVEEVRLLSKARRQGDEGASAVLLKRVEGLSLEEAEALVRAFTHYFHLVNLAEERHRVRVNRLRAQAETPENPRPEGFLALAQALKKRGLSLEEVEAHLNRLELWLTFTAHPTETRRRTLRYHLEKLQEELEAKDRSRLAARVALLYATEEVRKARPTVEDEIKGGLYYLPTTLWQAVPRVVEGLEAALEQVYGKRPRLKSPVHFRSWIGGDRDGNPFVTPEVTAFAGRYARQVARERFLRELEDLVRDLSLSETKVPVPRGIREGGEGVERFPGEPYRRFFARLYARLEREEVSTEELLRALRMAEEGLGTVGLGQVALSFFRPLEARLQAFGLELAPLDLREESIKLLEAAQELLAVGGVHPGFLSLSPEEKEALLTRELASARPLLPVGEEPRGEALRVALGALRAWRDKGAHVVSMTHHPADILAVFLLAREVGLYRPGASLPFDVVPLFETLEDLHRAPEVLARLLSNPVFLAHARGRGGVEVMIGYSDSNKDVGFLAANLALYEAQEALARVGEGFGLPVFFFHGRGTSTARGGGPAGRAIASLPPKSVGYRIRLTEQGEALADRYSHPELAVRHLEQLLFHFAQAALGEGIEPKPEWREALWQAGEESVRRYRALLAQEGFFPFFEALTPIREIGELPIASRPVYRHGRVREIRDLRAIPWVMAWTQVRLLLPGWYGLSALESLPLDLLRRMYREWPFLATTLENAAMALAKADIGVAGLYLRLVPEELHSLFHGIAQEYRKTVALLENIFQAPLLHNQRTLERQIGLRNPYVDPINFVQVELLRRYRAPGGREDEALRKALLLSLLGVAAGLRNAG; translated from the coding sequence TTGACGCAGGGGAAGGAGGACACCTTTGACCTCTTGCGGGCGGAGGTGGACCTTTTGGGTCGCCTTCTGGGGGAGGCCATCCGGGCCATCTCGGGGGAGCGGTTTTTTGCCTTGGTGGAGGAGGTGCGCCTGCTTTCCAAAGCCCGGCGGCAAGGGGACGAGGGAGCGAGCGCCGTCCTCCTAAAGCGGGTCGAGGGGCTTTCCCTGGAGGAGGCGGAGGCCCTGGTGCGGGCCTTCACCCACTACTTCCACCTGGTGAACCTGGCGGAGGAGAGGCACCGGGTGCGGGTGAACCGGCTCAGGGCCCAGGCGGAAACCCCGGAGAACCCTAGGCCCGAGGGCTTCCTGGCCTTGGCCCAGGCCCTGAAGAAAAGGGGTCTTTCCCTGGAGGAGGTGGAGGCCCACCTCAACCGCCTGGAGCTATGGCTCACCTTCACCGCCCATCCCACCGAGACCCGCCGGCGGACCCTAAGGTACCATCTGGAAAAGCTTCAAGAAGAGCTGGAGGCCAAGGACCGCTCCCGTTTGGCAGCCAGGGTAGCCCTGCTTTACGCCACCGAGGAGGTGCGCAAGGCCAGGCCCACGGTGGAGGACGAGATCAAGGGGGGGCTGTACTACCTGCCCACCACCCTTTGGCAGGCGGTGCCGCGGGTGGTGGAGGGCCTCGAGGCGGCCCTGGAACAGGTGTATGGCAAACGGCCCCGCCTGAAGAGTCCGGTGCACTTTAGGAGCTGGATCGGAGGCGACCGGGATGGCAACCCCTTCGTCACCCCAGAGGTGACCGCCTTCGCCGGTCGGTATGCCCGCCAGGTGGCCCGGGAACGGTTTCTACGGGAGCTGGAGGACCTGGTGCGGGACCTCTCCCTCTCCGAAACCAAGGTGCCCGTCCCCCGGGGTATCCGGGAGGGGGGAGAAGGGGTGGAGCGCTTTCCCGGCGAACCCTACCGCCGCTTCTTTGCCCGGCTTTATGCCCGGCTGGAAAGGGAAGAGGTCAGCACCGAGGAGCTTTTAAGGGCGCTGCGGATGGCGGAGGAGGGCCTGGGGACGGTGGGCTTAGGGCAGGTGGCCCTCTCCTTTTTCCGGCCCCTCGAGGCCCGCCTGCAGGCTTTCGGCCTGGAGCTGGCCCCCCTGGACCTCAGGGAGGAGTCCATAAAGCTTCTGGAGGCCGCCCAGGAGCTTCTGGCCGTGGGGGGTGTCCATCCCGGCTTCCTCTCCCTTTCCCCGGAGGAGAAGGAGGCGCTTCTCACCCGGGAGCTGGCAAGCGCCCGACCCCTTTTGCCCGTGGGGGAGGAGCCCAGGGGCGAGGCCCTGCGGGTAGCCCTGGGGGCCCTTAGGGCCTGGCGGGACAAGGGGGCCCATGTGGTCTCCATGACCCACCATCCTGCGGACATCCTGGCGGTCTTCCTCCTGGCGCGGGAGGTGGGGTTATACCGCCCGGGCGCCTCCTTGCCCTTTGACGTGGTGCCCCTTTTTGAAACCCTAGAGGACCTCCACCGGGCCCCGGAGGTGCTGGCCCGCCTTCTCTCCAACCCCGTCTTTCTTGCCCATGCTCGGGGCCGGGGTGGGGTGGAGGTGATGATCGGTTACTCCGATTCCAACAAGGATGTGGGCTTCCTGGCCGCCAACCTGGCCCTGTACGAGGCCCAGGAGGCCTTGGCCAGGGTGGGGGAAGGCTTTGGCCTGCCGGTTTTCTTCTTCCACGGCCGGGGTACCTCCACCGCCCGGGGTGGGGGCCCCGCAGGCCGGGCCATCGCCAGCCTGCCCCCTAAGAGCGTGGGGTACCGCATCCGTCTCACGGAGCAAGGGGAAGCCCTGGCGGACCGGTACAGCCACCCTGAGCTGGCCGTGCGCCACCTGGAGCAACTCCTCTTCCATTTCGCCCAGGCGGCCTTGGGGGAGGGGATAGAACCCAAACCCGAGTGGCGGGAGGCCCTTTGGCAGGCGGGGGAGGAGAGCGTGCGCCGGTACCGGGCCCTTCTGGCCCAGGAGGGTTTCTTCCCCTTCTTTGAGGCCCTCACCCCCATCCGGGAGATCGGGGAGCTCCCCATCGCCAGCCGCCCCGTGTACCGGCACGGCCGGGTGCGGGAGATCCGGGACCTGAGGGCCATCCCCTGGGTGATGGCCTGGACCCAGGTGCGCCTCCTCCTGCCGGGTTGGTATGGGCTTAGCGCCTTGGAAAGCCTTCCCCTGGACCTTCTCAGGCGGATGTACCGGGAGTGGCCCTTCTTGGCCACCACCCTGGAAAACGCCGCCATGGCCCTGGCCAAGGCGGATATCGGGGTGGCGGGGCTTTACCTGCGCCTGGTGCCAGAGGAGCTTCATTCCCTTTTCCATGGCATCGCCCAGGAGTACCGAAAGACGGTGGCGCTTCTGGAAAACATCTTCCAGGCCCCCCTCCTCCACAACCAAAGGACCCTGGAAAGGCAGATCGGGCTACGCAACCCCTACGTGGACCCCATCAACTTCGTGCAGGTGGAGCTCCTCCGCCGCTACCGTGCCCCCGGAGGCCGGGAGGACGAGGCCCTGAGGAAGGCCCTCTTGCTTTCCTTGCTGGGGGTGGCGGCGGGACTCAGGAATGCGGGGTAA
- a CDS encoding ADP-ribosylglycohydrolase: MRLSMVVEWSKGSPFRYAWKEGKLSLVAVDQPAPVNYGLIPGLFNPADGEEVDAVFLGPPLPPGTRAEGEVVGMVWLRDGDHKLVLAGQKPLDSRAIEPLLAWFHPDRQPAFLGPLEAQAFLKSLGLPL, translated from the coding sequence ATGCGGCTTTCCATGGTGGTGGAGTGGAGCAAGGGAAGCCCCTTCCGCTATGCCTGGAAGGAAGGGAAGCTCAGCCTGGTGGCGGTGGACCAACCGGCGCCGGTGAACTACGGCCTTATCCCCGGCCTTTTTAACCCCGCGGACGGAGAGGAGGTGGATGCGGTTTTCCTCGGCCCTCCCCTTCCCCCAGGAACCCGGGCAGAAGGGGAGGTGGTGGGCATGGTATGGCTTAGGGATGGGGACCATAAACTGGTCCTGGCCGGCCAGAAACCCCTAGACAGCCGGGCTATAGAACCCCTCCTGGCCTGGTTTCACCCGGATCGCCAACCCGCCTTCCTGGGCCCCCTCGAGGCCCAAGCCTTCCTCAAAAGCCTAGGCCTTCCCCTCTAA
- a CDS encoding chorismate-binding protein, whose amino-acid sequence MPQRGSDTGPSPLSILGPVLGLYHAARTLGLKPFLLESLGVRTPFSQLSLLGVRPKHRLEVQEGRLYLDGRRVGEAVDLFAYLEKGLGRGYFPAWMGFVAYEFARHLGLAAHPPLPGLPEAVFFYYPEGFALLEGKLVERPSISLRPLAYTPPPLLPHPVVSDFPQEAFLQGVLAVQERIRAGMVYQVNLSHRFRLLGAVDPLLLYARLRAINPSPFMGLLEGEGWAVVSGSPERLFQKVGSRIQARPIAGTRPRGHSPEEDVLREGELLSSPKERAEHAMLVDLLRNDLARVALPGSVRVRELFTVERYAHVMHLVSQVEGYTRASLGQVFASLFPGGTITGAPKGMVMEAIRELEPVPRGAYTGSLGYVSGRGADFNILIRSFQKVEEEVLFAAGAGIVMGSRPEAEYQETLHKAESLLLALDRGRPGASPKLPKPRASWAPPLPPRQVKARVLFVENRDSFSYNLVDYLRALGAEVVVVDQEEPPRFQGFTHLVVGPGPKDPFAAGRLMDWTHGALAEGIPFLGICLGHQALGVALGAELYREAPVHGEAHPIYHRGQDLFQGLPNPLPFARYHSLALRNLPEGVRLLAWTAEGIPMAIWDGRRAYGVQFHPESILSPWGMELLARFLEET is encoded by the coding sequence ATGCCTCAACGGGGAAGCGATACCGGACCATCACCTCTCAGTATACTTGGCCCCGTGTTGGGGCTTTACCACGCTGCCCGTACCCTGGGGCTAAAGCCCTTTCTCCTGGAATCCTTGGGGGTCAGGACCCCTTTCTCCCAACTTTCCCTCCTGGGAGTGCGGCCTAAGCACCGCCTCGAGGTCCAGGAGGGGCGCCTTTACCTGGATGGCCGGCGGGTGGGGGAGGCGGTGGATCTCTTCGCCTATCTGGAGAAAGGTCTTGGGCGGGGATACTTCCCGGCTTGGATGGGCTTTGTGGCCTACGAGTTTGCCCGTCACCTGGGGCTTGCCGCCCACCCACCCTTACCCGGTTTACCCGAGGCGGTTTTCTTCTACTATCCGGAGGGCTTTGCCCTCCTGGAGGGGAAGCTTGTGGAAAGGCCTTCGATTTCCTTAAGGCCCCTGGCTTACACCCCGCCCCCCTTACTCCCCCATCCCGTGGTTTCGGACTTCCCCCAGGAGGCTTTCCTCCAGGGGGTTTTGGCGGTGCAGGAGAGGATCCGGGCCGGGATGGTCTACCAGGTAAACCTTTCCCACCGCTTCCGGCTTCTTGGGGCGGTGGACCCCCTTCTCCTTTACGCCCGCCTCCGCGCCATAAACCCTTCTCCCTTCATGGGCCTTTTGGAGGGGGAGGGGTGGGCGGTGGTGTCAGGAAGCCCAGAGAGGCTCTTCCAAAAGGTGGGTAGCCGCATCCAGGCCCGGCCCATAGCGGGCACCCGGCCTAGGGGCCACTCCCCGGAAGAGGACGTGCTCCGGGAGGGGGAACTTCTTTCCTCTCCCAAAGAGAGGGCGGAACACGCCATGCTGGTGGACCTCCTGCGCAACGACCTGGCCCGGGTGGCTTTGCCGGGAAGCGTAAGGGTGCGGGAGCTTTTCACGGTGGAGCGTTATGCCCACGTCATGCACCTGGTTTCCCAGGTGGAGGGGTATACCCGGGCTTCCTTAGGCCAGGTGTTCGCCAGCCTTTTCCCAGGGGGTACCATTACCGGAGCCCCTAAGGGGATGGTGATGGAGGCCATCCGGGAGCTGGAGCCTGTACCCCGGGGGGCGTATACGGGAAGCCTAGGGTATGTTTCCGGCCGAGGGGCTGACTTCAACATCCTCATCCGCTCCTTCCAAAAGGTGGAAGAAGAGGTGCTTTTTGCTGCGGGAGCAGGCATCGTGATGGGTTCTCGGCCGGAGGCGGAGTACCAGGAAACGCTTCACAAGGCGGAAAGCCTCCTTCTGGCCCTGGACAGGGGCCGGCCCGGGGCTAGCCCAAAGCTGCCTAAGCCCAGGGCCTCCTGGGCCCCACCCCTTCCTCCCCGCCAGGTGAAGGCCAGGGTCCTCTTTGTGGAAAACCGCGATTCCTTTAGCTATAACCTGGTGGACTACCTGAGGGCCTTGGGGGCGGAGGTGGTGGTGGTGGACCAGGAGGAGCCTCCCCGTTTCCAAGGCTTTACCCACCTGGTGGTGGGGCCAGGGCCCAAGGACCCCTTTGCGGCGGGTAGGCTTATGGATTGGACCCATGGGGCTTTGGCGGAAGGAATCCCCTTCTTGGGCATCTGCTTGGGGCACCAGGCCCTGGGGGTAGCCTTGGGGGCGGAGCTCTACCGGGAAGCGCCCGTGCACGGGGAGGCCCACCCCATCTACCACCGAGGACAGGATCTTTTCCAAGGGCTTCCCAACCCCCTTCCCTTCGCCCGCTACCACTCCCTGGCCCTAAGAAACCTCCCTGAGGGGGTGCGCCTTCTGGCCTGGACAGCGGAGGGGATCCCCATGGCCATCTGGGATGGGCGGCGGGCCTATGGCGTCCAGTTCCACCCGGAGAGTATCCTGTCCCCGTGGGGGATGGAGCTTCTGGCAAGGTTCCTGGAGGAGACCTGA
- a CDS encoding Uma2 family endonuclease, whose translation MVRYRFPVEAYHKAYQAGILPERVELLDGEVYTMSLMGKNHIRYLIHLTRVLSEAFSQEALVVSQIPLLLSQFSEPEPDLVLLRLPESRYDQRPPTAEDALLVVEISDSTLMQDRSLKLPLYQEAGIPEVWIVNLGEEVLETYALPHYAQERYPKGTPVSPKALPHRPIVWWV comes from the coding sequence ATGGTCCGGTATCGCTTCCCCGTTGAGGCATACCATAAGGCCTACCAGGCGGGCATCCTGCCCGAACGGGTGGAGCTTCTAGACGGTGAGGTCTATACCATGTCCCTCATGGGCAAAAACCACATCCGCTATTTGATACACCTTACCCGCGTTCTAAGCGAGGCCTTTTCCCAAGAGGCCCTAGTGGTTTCCCAAATTCCTTTGCTTCTTTCCCAGTTCTCAGAGCCTGAGCCCGACTTAGTTCTCCTCAGGTTGCCGGAAAGCCGATATGACCAACGCCCCCCCACCGCCGAGGACGCCCTTTTGGTGGTGGAAATCTCAGACTCCACCTTGATGCAAGACCGCTCCCTCAAGCTTCCCCTTTACCAAGAGGCCGGTATTCCCGAGGTCTGGATCGTAAACCTAGGGGAAGAGGTACTGGAGACTTACGCCCTCCCCCACTACGCGCAGGAGCGGTATCCCAAGGGCACCCCCGTATCCCCAAAGGCCCTTCCCCACCGACCCATCGTCTGGTGGGTCTAG
- a CDS encoding DsrE family protein encodes MDRRLLLRLGALLGAGSLMGARANEKVAYKDFKKETPVAVVYHLDFGDPNRFGQMLTNIGNHLSVYDNDPFKVKIVVVAHGAGVQFFLKDLEGTPWASAQYDREALFSRVKQLAQLGVEYYLCEITFSRNNIPKEKLRSDDFLKWVPSGVGALGELQAKGYAYIKVG; translated from the coding sequence ATGGACCGTAGGCTTCTGTTGAGGTTAGGTGCTCTTTTGGGGGCGGGCTCCCTGATGGGGGCTCGGGCCAACGAGAAGGTGGCCTATAAGGACTTCAAGAAGGAAACCCCGGTGGCGGTGGTCTACCACCTGGACTTTGGGGATCCTAACCGCTTTGGGCAGATGCTGACCAACATCGGCAACCACCTCTCCGTCTACGACAACGACCCCTTCAAGGTCAAAATCGTGGTGGTGGCCCATGGGGCCGGGGTTCAGTTTTTCCTCAAGGATCTGGAGGGTACCCCGTGGGCCTCGGCCCAGTACGACCGGGAGGCCCTTTTCAGCCGGGTGAAGCAGCTGGCCCAGCTGGGGGTGGAGTACTACCTCTGCGAGATTACCTTCAGCCGGAACAATATCCCCAAGGAAAAACTGCGGTCCGACGATTTCCTCAAGTGGGTGCCGTCTGGGGTAGGGGCTTTAGGGGAGCTCCAGGCCAAGGGTTATGCCTATATCAAGGTAGGTTAG